Part of the Roseomonas sp. OT10 genome, GAGAAGTCCGCGAGCGGTGCCCAGCAGCCGACCCGGAGGAAGGTCGTCGTTCGCAACGGCAAGGCATAGCGAATAGATGGGAATACCGAAGCCGCCGAACAGCGCGCCCGCCGCAAGTAGCACAGGCAGAGGCGCGTCCGCAGCCAGCGCTACGCCGATCGCGGCCGCCGCGGAAGCCAGGGCGGCGCCGGCAATGACGAGTGTCCGCGACACGCGGTCCGATAGCCATCCCAATGGCCACTGCAGCACGAGCGTTCCACCAAGGACCGCAGCCATGAACGAAGAAATGCCGCCCACATCGAGGCCAATCCTCTGCGCAAAATTGGGCCCTAGTCCCCAGAAGCCGCCGATGGCCAGACCGGCTAGGAAAACGCCGACCGACGGAAGGGGCGAAATTGCAACGAGATCGCGAAAGGCGACGGGCTCCTGTTGAACCTCGGCCGGGGGATGACTGGGCAGTAGCGTGACGGGGACGACGGCCGCAGATATCAGCAGCGAGACGAACAGGAACAGCGTCACGTCTGCGGGTGGAGCGATGTTGAGAAGCGCTTGACCAAGGGCCCATGAACCCATCGAAACAACGCCGAAAATCGACAAAAGCTGACCGCGCGTGGATTGAATCGCGTGAGCGTTGAGCCAGCTCTCAGTCGCCAGGATCATGCCTGCATAGGCGAAACCGGTCACAAGGCGAAGCGGCATCCATACGTTCGCCTCCACGAATGCGACATGAAGAAGAGCCGTCATCGAGGCGATCGCGGCGAAGCCAGCGAAAGTCCTCACATGACCGACGGACACGATCATCCTGGGCAGCGTGAGAGCGCCAATGGTGAAGCCCGCAAAGTATAGGGACATCATCGCGCTGATCGTTTGAGCGGAAAAGCCTTCCTCACCAGCCCTCACGATCAGAAGGGTACCCAATAGACCATTGCCCAAGAGCAAGGTGGCGACACTCAACAACAGCGCTGCGACCGGCGCCAGAACGAGCCCCCGCGCGCAGGCCGCCTTCACGCTATCCATCGCCTGACTCATTTCCGAGCCTGGCGCGGCGGCTGATACGCCGCAGAACTGATGAACTGATCGAAGGCTTCGCACCAGATGACAACGGCACTGTAGTCGCGAACGTCGATGTCGGCGGGCACCTCCATAATGAAGCCGTTGAAGGCCCTCACATCGCCGACCCGAACGGACGCGGCCTTGATCGCGAGGAACGCTTCCTCGGTCTCTACGAAGTGCGGGGCGAGATAAAGCTTGTAGTCCGGCCCGGGAGAGAGACGGCCAATGTGCGCGATCCGGTGAGGCAGGATCTGCACTTCGCCTTCACCCCAGTGCAGCAGGTCGCTGCCGGCTAGATCACGAGAAAGCTTTCCCGAATAGAGCGCCTCAGGCGTCGAACTCCTCAACGCAGCTTCAGTGGGCGACGCCGGCGCGGTGAGGATAGGCAGCGTGTAGATGCCGGCAGCAAAGCCTGTGATGCCAACGACGAAGTGGGTGCAGGCTAGAATGAGCCACCGTGGCATGTTTCACGAGCTCTCCAAATTTGCCACCAAACGATCCGCGTCCAGGTGGAAATCCGAAAAGACGACGCAACCGTCGGCGTTGATGACCGTGAACCACGGCGTTCCCCGTGTCCGGTAATCCTCCATGAACGTTGGAAACGCAGCACCAGGCGGCGGTTCGTCGTGCCCGAAAGCGACGGGGAGACGGTACTCCACCTGATTGGTGCGCAACTTGTCGAATGTATTTTCGTGCGCGCCTTCGAAGACCGTCTGGATCACTGCGAATCCGACGCCTCTGGACTCCAGCGCACCATGCAATTTCTGCAGTGTAGGAAACCCATGCAGATGGCAGCCCCTGCACCAATGCTGAAACGCGAAAAGGACCTTCGGCCCTACGCCAAGATCCGATAGCTTGATCGGCGCCTTAAGGTCGCTTCCATCCACGCCGATCCACCGATGAATGCGAAGCTCTGGCGCTTGACGATCGGCCGCGCTCATCCCTCTCTCCGAACACGAAGCATGTGCCCGACGTGCAGCGAAAACTCGCGAGCGCAGGGGAACTGCTATACTTCACCGCCCCACGGCCCGAGCGTCGAATAGTCGATAAGACCAGAATCCTGTCTAGACTATACCCGACGAGGCCACGAGTTTACGTGGATGACTATGAATTCCAACGCCGGTCTTTTCCAATAGCGGCGTGACATAGTTTCTATGTCCTAGGCGGGAGCAAATTTAGCGTCCGTTCGACCCTTGCGGCGCCAGAAGCTGCACGTTGGAGGCCACAGGCAGCGCGCGCTTATGCGCGGTGGCTCGATACGCTCTTTGGATCGTCTCGACCGCCGCCTGGGCCACACCCCTTCCTTCGAGGTAATCGTCTATCTCATCATAGGTCACGCCGTAGGCGTCTTCGTCGGGGTGTAACGGCATCGCGTCATCCAAATCTGCCGTGGGAACCTTACTGATCAGTTCCGCCGGGGCGCCCAGATGAGACGCGATCGCGCGAACGCGCCGCTTATTGAGACCGGCGAGAGGGAGAACATCGGCCGCGCCATCGCCGAACTTTGTGAAGAAACCCATCACCGCTTCGGCTGCATGGTCCGTGCCAATCACAAGGCCGCCCAGGGTCCCCGCGAGAGCAAACTGGGCGACCATCCGTTGGCGTGCCTTGATGTTCCCGAGCACCGTACTGCGCAGGCCGGGGTCGGCGGACTCGTAATCGGAGCCTGTCATCCCGCTCCACAGCGCGTCGGTCGCGGGCTTTATATTGATCACGGCAACGCGGTCGGGCCTGATGGCTGACAAGGCAAGCTGAGCATCGCGCTCGTCCATCTGTTCGCCATAGGGCAGCCGCACCGCTACAAACTCGCATTCGTACCCGATCTGACGCAGATCCTTCACGGCCGATTGCGCGATTAGGCCCGCCGTCAGGGAATCGACGCCGCCGCTGATTCCAAGCACATACGCTCGCTGCCCCGACGACCTAAGATAGTCGCGGAGGAAGGCGGCGCGTTCTGCCGCCTCGCGTCGGGCATCGAACGACGCCGAAACGCCGAGCGCTGCGATAATCTCGTCTTGGATGGGAATGACGACCTCCTGGGCACGCCGCAGTCGCATGCTGGCGACCTCACCTCGCGAAGCTTCTCTGTCCCACGAGCCATAACGCTCACGCAACACCGATTCAAAGCTATCGAAACTATAGCGACAGGGCATTGGGAAAGCAGTCTGATATAAAGCTATAGTCGAGGCGGGATTATCGCGAGTCATAGTGATGAATTGCGTGTCTCTACTGATTTAACACCCGGTTGTCTGAACATCAGCTTTGCGATCCGCTCGATATCTTTCCTTTGCGAGGGTCATCTACGCATTAGCCTGAGATGAAGTCGGTCGGTCCGTCGTGACGAGCAAGGGGGTTCGGCATGGTCACCAGAGGTTTCACCGGCCGCGGTTCAGGCGGCGACCACGAGGGCCGTATTCCGCCAGGTCAACATCTCGTGGAGAACTTTCCCGTTCTTACCGCTGGGCCAACGCCTCGTATCGAGACGTCCGACTGGAAGTTCACGGTCAAGATCGGTCCGAGACCCGTGAAGGTCTGGAGTTGGAGTGAATTCAACGCCCTTCCAAAGACCAAAGTGACCAAAGACATTCACTGCGTCACGTCCTGGTCCAAGCTCGACACGAAGTGGGAAGGCGTGCTGATCGAGGACATCCTCGCTGACGCTGAAGTTAAACAGCCAACAGACTTCGTTCTCGCGCACTGCTACGATGGCTATTCGACGAATGTTCCGCTCGCGGACATGTTGTCCGGCAAAGCTATGGTCGCGCTGAGCTACGCGGGCCAGCCGCTTCCCCGCGACCATGGCGGACCGGCGCGCCTTCTTGTTCCGCATCTCTACTTCTGGAAGTCCGCCAAGTGGGTGAATGCGCTGCAGTTCACCACTCGCGACGAGGCCGGGTTCTGGGAGTTGCGCGGTTATCACATCTACGGTGATCCGTGGCGCGAGCAACGGTACACCCATGACTGAGTTCGATGCGCAACCCGCGTCGTGGCAGTCAGGCGTGATCGACGAAATCGTCCAACAGACACCGAGTATCAAGAGCTTTTTCCTGCGGTTGCAGGAACCATTCGTCCATACAGCAGGCCAGCACGTCGACGTCCGGCTGACCGCCCCAGACGGCTATCAGGCGATGCGCAGTTATTCGATCGCATCGTCGGCGGGCTCTTCACCGATCCTGGAACTCGCCATCGAGCGCCTGCCGAATGGCGAAGTTTCGCCATTCTTCCACGACGTCGCCGCAGCCGGCGACGAGATCGAACTCAGGGGACCGCTTGGAGGCCACTTTCTTTGGCCCGAGCCTACCGACAAGCCGGTGCTGCTGATCGGCGCAGGTTCAGGCGTGGTGCCGCTGATGGCGATGATCCGGCAGCGTCGGGCATCGGCACAGGCCGTTCCAGTCGCTCTGCTCTTGTCGGCGCGAACCGCTGAGGACGTGCTCTTCTCCAGCGAACTCCACTTAATCGAGATGAGCGATCCCACGTTCATCTTGACGCTCGCGATTACGCGAGAAGCGCCAAAGCGCGCCTCGGACTATGGCCGACGGATCGACGATGGGATGGTCCAGGCGACAATCGCACGTCTCGGTCGCGACCCGGGCCACGTGTTCGTTTGCGGGTCGAACGGTTTCGTCAACATCGCGACGGACAGCGCATTGTCGGCAGGGCTGGGCGTCTCGATCATCAAGACCGAGCGCTACGGTGGGTAGGGGCGGCCAGATGATCGCATCCCATCACGCGGGAGCGCCCAGCTCAAGCTCTGTCCGGGAAAGGCTTCGCCCATGACCATCATGGCCCGTCAATTTCACCTTAAAAGTCGTCCCGAAGGGCTACCGCAGGCCAACAACTTCGAACTCGTCGAGCAGGATCTCCCCGCGCCAGAGCGAGGACAACTGCTCGTCGCCAACCGGTGGCTCTCCGTTGACCCTTACATGCGCGGCCGCATGACCGGTCGAGAAAGCTATATGCCGCCCTTCCAAGTTGGCGAGCCTCTCGATGGCGCCGCGATCGGCGTCATAGTCGAAAGCAAGGATGAACGGTTCAGCCCTGGCGAGGTTGTGAGCCACTTTGCCGGCTGGCGCGACCGCGCGATCATCGACGCCGCGTCCGCTACTAGGATCGATACGACGATTCCAGAGCAGGCGTATCTGGGCCCGCTCGGTTTCCCAGGCTTCGCCGCCTACATCGGCATGCTCCAGATCGGAAAGCCGCGAGCTGGCGAAACTGTGTTCGTGTCAGCAGCAGCGGGTTCGGTCGGATCGCTCGCTGTCCAAATCGCAAAGATCAAGGAATGCCGAGTCGTTGCGTCTGCGGGCGGCGAGGACAAATTGCGTTGGCTGCGCGAGGAAGCAGGCGCTGATGCCACGATAAACTACAAGAATACGG contains:
- a CDS encoding MFS transporter, which produces MDSVKAACARGLVLAPVAALLLSVATLLLGNGLLGTLLIVRAGEEGFSAQTISAMMSLYFAGFTIGALTLPRMIVSVGHVRTFAGFAAIASMTALLHVAFVEANVWMPLRLVTGFAYAGMILATESWLNAHAIQSTRGQLLSIFGVVSMGSWALGQALLNIAPPADVTLFLFVSLLISAAVVPVTLLPSHPPAEVQQEPVAFRDLVAISPLPSVGVFLAGLAIGGFWGLGPNFAQRIGLDVGGISSFMAAVLGGTLVLQWPLGWLSDRVSRTLVIAGAALASAAAAIGVALAADAPLPVLLAAGALFGGFGIPIYSLCLAVANDDLPPGRLLGTARGLLLLNGIGTAAGPLIGGLVMDLLGPGGLFLYAAALLTALAVLAGVRRHSDRSVKTRATRCPSTAMITGSLDAMIRTPADQRR
- a CDS encoding DM13 domain-containing protein encodes the protein MPRWLILACTHFVVGITGFAAGIYTLPILTAPASPTEAALRSSTPEALYSGKLSRDLAGSDLLHWGEGEVQILPHRIAHIGRLSPGPDYKLYLAPHFVETEEAFLAIKAASVRVGDVRAFNGFIMEVPADIDVRDYSAVVIWCEAFDQFISSAAYQPPRQARK
- a CDS encoding peroxiredoxin family protein; amino-acid sequence: MSAADRQAPELRIHRWIGVDGSDLKAPIKLSDLGVGPKVLFAFQHWCRGCHLHGFPTLQKLHGALESRGVGFAVIQTVFEGAHENTFDKLRTNQVEYRLPVAFGHDEPPPGAAFPTFMEDYRTRGTPWFTVINADGCVVFSDFHLDADRLVANLESS
- the nadE gene encoding ammonia-dependent NAD(+) synthetase is translated as MRLRRAQEVVIPIQDEIIAALGVSASFDARREAAERAAFLRDYLRSSGQRAYVLGISGGVDSLTAGLIAQSAVKDLRQIGYECEFVAVRLPYGEQMDERDAQLALSAIRPDRVAVINIKPATDALWSGMTGSDYESADPGLRSTVLGNIKARQRMVAQFALAGTLGGLVIGTDHAAEAVMGFFTKFGDGAADVLPLAGLNKRRVRAIASHLGAPAELISKVPTADLDDAMPLHPDEDAYGVTYDEIDDYLEGRGVAQAAVETIQRAYRATAHKRALPVASNVQLLAPQGSNGR
- a CDS encoding sulfite oxidase-like oxidoreductase; this translates as MVTRGFTGRGSGGDHEGRIPPGQHLVENFPVLTAGPTPRIETSDWKFTVKIGPRPVKVWSWSEFNALPKTKVTKDIHCVTSWSKLDTKWEGVLIEDILADAEVKQPTDFVLAHCYDGYSTNVPLADMLSGKAMVALSYAGQPLPRDHGGPARLLVPHLYFWKSAKWVNALQFTTRDEAGFWELRGYHIYGDPWREQRYTHD
- a CDS encoding ferredoxin reductase gives rise to the protein MTEFDAQPASWQSGVIDEIVQQTPSIKSFFLRLQEPFVHTAGQHVDVRLTAPDGYQAMRSYSIASSAGSSPILELAIERLPNGEVSPFFHDVAAAGDEIELRGPLGGHFLWPEPTDKPVLLIGAGSGVVPLMAMIRQRRASAQAVPVALLLSARTAEDVLFSSELHLIEMSDPTFILTLAITREAPKRASDYGRRIDDGMVQATIARLGRDPGHVFVCGSNGFVNIATDSALSAGLGVSIIKTERYGG
- a CDS encoding NADP-dependent oxidoreductase, whose protein sequence is MTIMARQFHLKSRPEGLPQANNFELVEQDLPAPERGQLLVANRWLSVDPYMRGRMTGRESYMPPFQVGEPLDGAAIGVIVESKDERFSPGEVVSHFAGWRDRAIIDAASATRIDTTIPEQAYLGPLGFPGFAAYIGMLQIGKPRAGETVFVSAAAGSVGSLAVQIAKIKECRVVASAGGEDKLRWLREEAGADATINYKNTDDMVAALREAAPKGVDIYFDNVGGTHLEAALEAANGFARFALCGMIEQYNSEPVGPRNIYAVIEKSLLLQGFVTIHNMSVWEDFQRDVTRWIADGKVKWQETVVHGLERTPSAFLDLFAGKNIGKMVIDLRDGETP